From the Hordeum vulgare subsp. vulgare chromosome 1H, MorexV3_pseudomolecules_assembly, whole genome shotgun sequence genome, the window CCCTAGGCGAGCTCCAGAAGTGGCTGAAGAGGGAATCGAGATCGAGATCGGAAGTGGAAATGGCAGCGAGTGGTGCGGGGATGGTGGTGGTGGGGGCGGTGTGAATAGATAAGGTTCCTCCACTGTAGCACCGGGTCATAGTAAACACTTCCTCATTTATAAGTTTTATTAGCAGCAAATCCCTTTGAAATGGAAATTCCAGATAATCCACCATCTAGCATAATTATTCATGTGCTTCGACAGGTCAACACACAAAATGGAGATAAACTCGGGCTTCACTTCATATACTccatctgtaaagaaatataagtgtTTACATCACTCAAGTAGTGAttcaaacgctcttatatttctttacggagggagtacaagtctTTTTAAAATTTCATTATAGGCTACAAATGGAGCAAAGTAAGTGAATCTATGCTCTAAAGTTTATCTACAAAAAATTGTATGTAGTTCACAGTGTAATCTCTAACCAATATATATTTAGGGCGGGAGGGAGTACTACATTAAATTTACCTTATATCCTTCCGAACCAGCATAGCAGTTACTATCACCATTCTATTCTACTTTATTCTAACAGATGTGAAGATAACACTAGAAGGGATGAATGCGCTTTGCTGCGTTGTTGATGTTTTTGAATTTCATATTTTTTGTACTTAATCTATCTTAAGATGCAGCATTTCAGTACCCAGGCTCATTCGCGCCCGCTCCGAAAAAAGAtcataaaatattcaaaacattCAAAAAAGACATGGTAGAAAAGTTCTTGTGTGAGGTTCGGTCCAATTTTCAGATCATTTGGACATCTAAGTAGCtctcaacaaaaaaaacaaatcagACGAGAACAGTGCACGAACAGTAAAAAAATTTACAGACCccgaatttgtcttttttatctAGAGCTGTTCAGATGTCCAAATAATTTGAAAATTGGAGCAGACCTCACGCATCAATTTATCTATCATGCAAAAAAAAttgattttttattttctctaatatttgttttgatttgtttctTTAGCGCAGGTGCAGATGAGCCTAGGTTCAGATGTGTATTATcgaaaatataaggtgtattagtttttgGAAAAGTCAAACCTATTTAAATTTGACCAAATTTTGTAGAAGTATATCAGTATCCATAATATCAAATCGGATtcttagattcatcatgaaatgagttttcatattttattatttaatATTGTGAATGTCGATATTTTTGGGTTTGAACTTGGTCAAAGTTTTAAAAAATTAGCTTTTCAATAAACTAATACACCTTAGATTTTAGAACAGAGCGAGTATTAGGTTTGGTTAGTTGGAAAGATTATGGAGtgttttctcctttttattcATATAATCCGGTGTTCTGGTGGGCTATCGCACTGTAATTTTGTGATCTGATAATCAACTCATACTTATGTACAAAAATTTATGCGTCGGTGGATGCATGTACTATATTGGTGCTACATTATCATATGTTGTTCTTTTTTTTCTAGGTGATCAGAGGATGCCTAGGATTGATAAGTTTTAATGGCCAATTGCTTCCAATTGATTTGAAAATTGTTGAGCCAGTCAAAATCATGAACGAAATTCAATATTTAATTTCTCAATGAAATAAAAGAACATAGTTAATTAAAATAATTACGTAAGCGATTGTTGACCCGATCAGAATCGGTAACCGAAATTTAAAATGATGACTTCATTTGAATGTAAGGCCGCTAATTCTAGAAAGCTTagtgatatactccctccgtcccaaaataagtgactcaaaaataacTTGATTTTATACTAACTTTAGTATAAaactgagtcatttttgagtcatttATTTTAAGTAGTATATATCGCGATGAAGAACCAGAGAGATTAGCATTGTCGATGCCAACAATTCACCTGAGATGATTGGTCCACTATCACTATGCACATTGGTTGGGCATGTCAAGTTTGGCGAGGATGAAGAACAACATTGTTGTCGGTTTCACTACCATACCAACAAAAGATTAAAATCCAATTGCCTTCTTTCTCTGCTTTCCTATGGAAAAAAAAATATCAAATTTTGGCACATATCACGAACTGGATCAAGCATCAAGGCAGTGCAAATTACTAGACTAACACGAGTGCTTATGAGATTGAAGCATGACCGAATATTAACATGCATGAACTGACTGCATTAAGAATTTTTATCACCACAATGAGATGGAATACAAAAACCCCGGCAGTACAAGATGGAATACAAGTTGTCTGTGGAAACAAATTATACTTGCTACCAACCGTGTCTCCCTTGACATATTGAACAGAATGTTCTAATATCACCGCCGAGAGGAACGCCGTAGATGAGGAGCCAAATGTACCTAAAAAGTGACTGTAACCCCATCTCAACCAATCTACATCACATGAAGTACATCCACTGGTCCAGATCTCACACTAGTTATGCCCCATCTTTACCTAATGCTGACGGCGCAACAGAATTTTGAACGGTGTAGAAATCATACCACCGCCAAGGATTCAGTTAGAGCATCGCACTGTAAAATTTCTCACAAAGAAAACACATCTTGACAGTGTTGCACTGGACGACCACATGACATGTGCAAAGGAGCAGTAACATCAGCAGCACAGATGAGTCAACGAGTCCGAGAACAACGTTGATCAGGTTAGCTGCCACCATCCACCCCTGTCAAGTGTGATGCATAACGACTCGACAGTCTGACACAAAACGCAAAAAGAAGCCTACGGCAAGGATCCTAGCACTGACACTGGTACATATATGTTAACCTTTCATTCATCCGTGGCAAACGGGCTTGgcatatatatccacacaaaaaAACCTTCGTCAcagacgaaaaaggaaaatatctcTCGTATTAAGAAAGCCGTGCTTCGGTTAGCAGTTGTCACTCCCTGGGACGACAAGCGTTCCCTGACTTCACTGTCGGAATTAAGGCACTCGCTCAAGAGCTCAACATGGAAGGGGTGGATCTTGAACAGATCTTTCGAGATCAGACCAAGTATGTCTGCGAGATCACCCAGGGCCGCAACCGCAGCCTTTGTCACACTCTCATCCCTGACACATACATATAATGATAAGGGGGAAAACACAATACCCGTATAACGAAAGGAAAGCAGCAAAAACGATGTGCACCTGCTTGGGTCTTTGTAGATAGCTTCAGTGAGCTGAAATAGACGGCTTGCATAAGGTAGCATCACCTGAGCTTTTGGGCCCTTCATACCCTACAGTATGCCGGAGTAAGCCTCAAATATTCCATGTCTCAGCTGGTTATGGTGAACAATCGTGTCTTCGTTGCTTTGATCCAAAACAACGAGCTCAGCAGCTCCTTGAAGCACTAGCATGGCATATGACAGGTATTACATTCTCGCTAATAGCAAGAGCTGTGTCTCCAAAGCATGAGAAAATTGGAGGTCTGACAGACCGGTGAAGCATTGAACTTGCAAGATCCTTGAAAAGAACAGTCATAATGCAATCACAGAAAGGCTGAACTTTATCTTCAACGGTACAGCAAATATCACCCATCACCCATACAGAAATGGAGcatatttggtattcttcgtactTCTGCAAGCCTGCTACACGAACGCCGCATTGCTTTTTCATGTATAGTAGAACTGGGGCAAGCAAAGACACAGGGAAACATCAACATCAACTTATCAGCAGTCTGGGAAATTACGGACATCACATAAGAGTTGCTCAGCTTCTGGATGATGACCTGCAGTACACCACACAACAAAGCCTATAGATCACTCTGCTTCTCCCTGTCGCCAGGCAAGAGTATTTGGAGTTAAAATGTCAGGTTCAGTCTTTTCATGATCCCCTGACATAGCTGGCCTATAATGCTCAAAGTTTCAGCTATGTTGCTAACTCTCATAAGCTCATTCGACCCTTCAAAAGCAGACGTGTGAAGCCTCAAATAGGTAGTACCAGCATGATCTGAAGCACAGCGATGACATTAGGAAGATAGGGTGTAAGAAGAGATGAGCTTGACTCGGCATCTTCATAACCTTGGACAAAACAACATATGACTCCCACAGACATTCTTGGCCATATTTGAAACATCTTACTACTCTCCAGCAACAGTCAGGATAGGAGGGAGGTTTGCATTTTATAACAGGAGTTCCACTGGCTGGAGAATGCAAAAGCTCAAACATCCACCGAAAAGTCCACGCGGTGGCAACTTTTACCTGGTTGTTTGGATCTTTCATTGAGTTCAGCGAGAAATCCAGTCTAGCCTGCACCAGGGGGTTAAGCTTCTCAACAGAGGGACCTTCAAGGATAGAGCTAAATGCAAAAGTAGCTGCCTCACGACAATGCCAATATAGGTTTGTGATGTTAACCTTAAcaaatggcatggcaagagggacAATTGCATCACCAACAGTTCTAACGATGAGGCCAAGGCACTTTGCACCACTCATGGAAATGTTCCGCACATTGTCAGCGTGCTCATGATAACCCTCTTGATTCAACAGAGTTTCAAGCAGCATTGGAACAAGTGAAGGGATGGCCTTTTCAATGAAGCATTAAATTACACTAGAGTTTGCATCATCAGAAACCTCGTACTCTTCTTGGAGCTTAAACTCTTAATCACAAACAGTTCTCCAGAACTCAATAGCTTGAACTGCAACTGAATTCATCATCTCCTTTGACAGCGCTTGTAGTTCAAAAGATGCATGCCTGTTCTCCACTTCTTAAGATACAACAGTATCACAAATTACCTTCACTATATAGCTCCACTCCATAACGTTTGCAAAGTTGCTTTCAGCAAAATCAAGAACGCTATACAGAACTTTAACTACTGCAAAGACGGACTTCAATGCTTAGCTCTGCCTGGTACATTCGCTGAACGACAGCAGGCACCTGATCCTGCTCCAGGTGCTCAGGAGGAATCTCCTTCGCAGACATACCCCAGCAcctctagtgttccttgctgcactGCGCCGTGCTGCCTCATGTTGCCCACTAATTTGGCGATGAGGTCTCAATGGATGCAGCCTTTGAAATGACTTGTGGCGAGTCCTGCCTGGCATGAGGCACTGAAGATCCTAGTGTTCTCAACAATGACTCCTTAATCTTTGACTTTGACAGATGGATCCAGGTTGATCCACTGTTGACATAGCAGCTCTTTCTTTGCAGAATTCGTTGTGTTGAACGAATTCTTAAGGATAATACCAGCAACCATTCTAGACTCCGGCGGCCTTTCATCACTTGACATCTCTACTGATATGGAGAGGAGAAAATTGGGAAGATTCTGCTCCTGGAACAGCTTTAGATCGTCTTCCGCTACCGACCTAAAATTGCCATCCACAGATTGGGCAGCTAGCAGAATCTGAGCTCTATCAGTAGTTGCAGTAACTGTGCAATCAAACATCAAGCAACATTCCTAAGGGCATCCATTAACTGAGCAGAATATGAGTTAGCAAGTAAAGTTCAGAAACAAAAATAATTGcccacaaataaataaataaagggcATCCATGAACACTCCTAAGGGCTAATTTGACCTAGCTTAGTCTTAAAATGTAAGTGACTTCATCTGGATTAAGCTCGTCATTGATAAGATTAACTCTACTAGGCTGTGGAAGTGATACTTGTACTCGCCGTGCTTTCCCCAGTTCTCTTACCAATCAAACTCTCCTCATCTTATATACCCAAGACTAAGAGAGTTATCCCCACTAACTTATTTATCTCAACATGCAagcatgccacatcaccatgCAATTATGAATGGAATAATGCCCACCTCAACATGCAAccatgcatgggaaaaaaaaaccaccaccacatgctacaATGCATGGGAATTTTGTTTCATTCTATTATTCTACTTATATTCAATAAATATTTTACAACTATACATAATCAAATATAACAAGTCATATGTATTTTAAATTTTTGTTCACATGTTATTAATCTAAATATTTATATTCCACACAGTCAAATCTCATTGAAATATATTGCAACTGATTCCCGCAGCAACGCACGGGGTATCATCTAGTTTATTAAATTTACCAGCAGAAGAAGTAGTGCCCCTGTCACTATAACAAAGAAATATAACCACAAAAACAAACCAAAAACAGGGTAGCTCAAGATATATCACCAGAAGTACTAGTTTCCCTGTCACTACCGAAAACAGGGTACAACATAAACTCTTCTGCTGACATAAGAGAGTTAGCCAGGTCTAGCAAAGACAGGTATGCAAGCTATGGATCAGCTGCTGCAGAAGAACCATCACCACCTTGATGAGCTTCAGTTTGTGCCCTTTTTTGTTTGTCGCCGTTCAGCGGATGACaaggatcaagcatacaagctttCATCTCACTAACTTCTGAAGACAAGACTGAGAAGAGAACCTCCATTGTGTAAAgtctcttctcaattgcatcgaaTCCTTTAACAACTTTCTCATGCAACCCCTCTATCAGTTTTGAAAGTTGAGCATTGCTGGCAACCGTTGAATCAGGACTAACTGGTTGCGGTGGCTGATGAGAATAGGACATTGGCTGCTGGTGTTGCACCTCTATAACTTCATGCTCAGCTGAGGCAGCACGTTGTTCACGATTCAAGCTTGCAAGGTACAGGGTGTACTTCTTGAGGCAGCATTTGGTGTCAATGTTTGTAGGTTCACATTTCAGATGGCGGAGAAGGCAAAATATATAAGGTGCATATGGTAATGCATGATTAAGAGTATCAATGGCCTCACACATCTCACTGAGGAGGAAATGAGCAATGTCAAACTGCTTTCCGTGGTAAATGGCATAGGCAAGCCTGAGAAGCATGGTGGTGCATCCACCCCGATTTCCTGATTTAGGATAAATTGTATGTCGGTTTATCCTTTGGATGAGATCAACTTCAGTTTTAAGATCTCTAACTAGACCAATGTCAGGATTAGGTACTCGAAAGAGAGAATAAACATCAAGATCATCCCGTGCATGCAAAACAAGGCTGTCAGCTCTAGGCTCAATTAGCAAGGCCTGTTCAAGATCTTCCTTGGTAGCAAAATAATGCTGTGAGCCTATCATGAAATGCATTTCCCTGCGATCAGGATCAATGTAAAGGGTGCCATAAAACTGTCTCACGACGTCTTCGTTCCAAACCCAAGATGAATTGTTACTAGTTAGACCTTTGAGCCCAAGATCCTCATACTTGGTGGACAAATCAAAAGGGCATGCTTCAGCATCAGATATATCTGACCACTCCACAAATCTATGCTTAAACACTTTCTTCTCACCACAGATCTGATCATATAGCTCTTTTTGTCTGTTGTCCCAGAATTTGCAGTCAGGAGAGGTAGATCTAGCAGCAACATAAGGGTTACGTTGCTTCAGCCTCTTAAGTTCAGGAGACCTCAATTGGCCCGatgtcctcctcttcctcagctcctTCCTTTCCCTATCCATCTATGCCTGTAAGTGTGAAAGAAATGCCAACATATATAATAAGCTTAACTCACAACGAAATTGAAATTCCAGCCGATTAAGTTTTCTCAGAGGTCTAAAACAAGGTGACAGTTACTCACTAGGTAGCATAACTTTGGAGCTATTGCACAATAATTGTTCCTTACGAATTCAGCATATTAATAATCAAATCAAA encodes:
- the LOC123408111 gene encoding uncharacterized protein LOC123408111; the encoded protein is MDRERKELRKRRTSGQLRSPELKRLKQRNPYVAARSTSPDCKFWDNRQKELYDQICGEKKVFKHRFVEWSDISDAEACPFDLSTKYEDLGLKGLTSNNSSWVWNEDVVRQFYGTLYIDPDRREMHFMIGSQHYFATKEDLEQALLIEPRADSLVLHARDDLDVYSLFRVPNPDIGLVRDLKTEVDLIQRINRHTIYPKSGNRGGCTTMLLRLAYAIYHGKQFDIAHFLLSEMCEAIDTLNHALPYAPYIFCLLRHLKCEPTNIDTKCCLKKYTLYLASLNREQRAASAEHEVIEVQHQQPMSYSHQPPQPVSPDSTVASNAQLSKLIEGLHEKVVKGFDAIEKRLYTMEVLFSVLSSEVSEMKACMLDPCHPLNGDKQKRAQTEAHQGGDGSSAAADP